A stretch of DNA from Methylogaea oryzae:
CGTGCTGGGAAGCGTTCATAAACGCGGTGCTCCCAGAGGACAGGGAACGCATCGTCGATGTTTATCAAGCGCACCTTCGAGGAGGCGTTCCGTACGAAGTGGAATACCGCATTACCACCCAGGATGGGAAATTGCGGTGGATGCGCTCTGCGGGACAGGTGGAACGCGACTGCAACGGCGTTCCGGCGCGAATGTGCGGCATCGTACAAGACATCACCGATCGTAAAACTGCCGAAGAGCTGGCGCTGCAAAAGCAACAGCTCTTTAAATTGTTTATTGACTATGCGCCCGCCGCGCTCGCCATGTTCGACCGTGACATGCGCTACCTCGCCGTCAGTCGCCGCTGGCTGGAGGACTACCGCCTTGGGGAGCAGAGCATTTTGGGGCGCTCCCATTACGAAGTTTTTCCCGAAATTCCCGAACGATGGAAAGAGATTCACGCCAGGTGCATGGAGGGAGAAGTTATTCGTTGCGAGTCCGACCCATTTGCGCGGCTTTCCGGCGACATTCAATGGCTTCGCTGGGAAGTACGCCCTTGGTGGAAGGGGGAAGCCGTCGGCGGCATCGTAATCCTGACGGAAGACATCAGCCAGCATAAACAGGCCGAAGATGCGCAGCGCCTGGCCCAGCAGGTGTACGAACACAGCGCCGAGTCCATCCTCGTGACCGAGGCGGACGGAACCATCGTATCGGTGAACCCGGCTTTCACCCGCATAACGGGATATGCGGCGGTAGACGTTTTGGGGAAAAATCCGAGCATCCTTTCCTCCGGCCAGCACCCACCGGGCTTCTATCATGCGATGTGGGAATCCATCCAGACCACCGGGATGTGGGAAGGCGAAATTTGGAACCGGCGCAAGAACGGCGAGCTGTATGTCGAGCGTCTAGCCATCAGCACCATTTTCCTCAGCGATGGAACGCCTTGGAAACGGATAGGGCTGTTTTTCGATATTACTCAGCAGAAAAGCAATGAAGACCTGTTGTGGAAACAGGCCAACCTGGACTTACTCACCGGGCTTCCCAACCGGCGCTTGTTTAGGGATAGGTTGATGCTGGAGATGAGAAAAAGCCAGCGGGCGGGAGTGCCGCTGGGGTTGTTGTTTCTTGACCTCGACCGCTTTAAGGAAGTCAACGAGACCTTGGGGCACGACGTGGGAGATGCCTTGCTCAAGGAGGCAGCCCTTCGCCTCACCAGCTGCGTGCGGGAGACCGATACCGTGGCCCGATTGGGCGGGGATGAATTTACCGTCATCCTGGCGCAGCTGGAAGGGCTTGAAACGCTCGATCGCATCTGTCGGGACATTTTGGAGCGCCTCGGCCAGCCCTATGCATTGGGGTCGGAAACCGCCTACGTTTCCGTCAGCATCGGCATCACCCTCTATCCGGACGACAGCGGGGAGATCGAGCAGCTCGTTAAGAACGCCGAACAAGCCATGTACGCCGCCAAGGCGCAAGGGAAAAACCGGTTTTGCTATTTCACGTCGGTTCTTCAAGAGGCCGCCGAGCAAAGAATGCACCTTGCCAACGAGCTTCGTTTCGCCTTATCCAAGCAACAAATGGAGGTCCATTACCAGCCTATTGTGGAACTCGCCACAGGCGCTATTTACAAGGCTGAGGCGCTGATTCGCTGGAAACATCCTGAAGAAGGCTATATTCCGCCGAGTCGGTTCATTCCCATCGCGGAGGATACCGGCCTCATCCATGACCTGGGCGAGTGGGTGTTCCGTGAGGCGGTGAATCAGGTGAAGCGCTGGCGGGACAGCTTGTGTCCCCGGTTCCAAATTAGCGTCAACAAATCCCCCGTTCAGTTCCGCGACACCAATCCCAGCCGCCATCAATGGAACGCCTACCTGCAAAACCTGAATCTTCCGGGTGAGAGCCTGGTGGTCGAGATCACGGAAGGAATGCTGTTGGACGCTCAGCAATCGATCCAGCAAAAGCTGTTGGGATTCCGCGACGGGGGCGTTCAGGTCGCCATCGACGACTTCGGCACGGGCTATTCCGCCTTGTCCTATCTCAAAAAGTTCGACATCGATTATTTGAAGATCGACCAATCCTTCGTCAAAAACCTTACGCCGGATTCCAGCGATTTGGCGCTGTGTGAAGCTATCGTCGTCATGGCCCACAAGCTAGGCCTGAAGGTGATTGCCGAAGGGGTAGAAACGGAACAGCAACGCGATTTGCTTTTGACCATCGGCTGCGATTACGGCCAGGGCTACCTTTTTGCCCGGCCCATGCCGGCGGGCGAGTTTGAGAACCTTCTGGTCGGACCGGGTTGAATCGAAACGCGACCGTTTCCCGCTAAGCGTTTCTTGAATGGAAGAGCCAAGTAGGGTGGGCGAGCGATAGCTCGCCCACCATTGGCTTGACATCCAAATTTACGCGGCGGTGGGCAGCCTCGCGGCTGCCCACCCTACCTCTCTAAAACGCGATCATTTCCCGCGAAGCGCTTCTTGAATGGAAGCGACCGATCGCAAGCTCAACGCGGCGATGGTCAAGGTGGGGTTGGCGGTGCCGCTGGTGGGAAAGACGCCTGAGCCGGCGATGTACAGATTGGGGTGATCGTGGCTGCGCAACTGGGCATCGACGACGGAGGTCTTGGGGCTTTCCCCCATGCGGGTGGTGCCGATGATGTGTCCTGCGCCTTGGGCGACTTCGGCATGGTGGATGGGGCTGGCGCGCAACCGTTGGAAAATGTCCTGGTGGGCCGCGGTCGCGGCGGCCAGACCTTGTTTCACATAGTCGCTGAGCCGGTAGGCGATGCGCGGCAAGGGCACGCCGTAGTAGTCCCGTTCTTCGTCGTCCAGGCTGATGCGATTGGCGGGGTCGGGTTCTTGTTCGATCAAGGAGGCCATTTGCAAATGGCGCGAGGTTTGATCGGCGATGGCGGCATCCAGCGCCTGGCCGCGATGTCCCTGTTGGATGAGTTCCCGCACGGTTGACAGCGGCGCGCCGGTCGGCCACGACCATCCGTCGTTGCTGATCTGGGTGCGGAAGGCGCCCCGCGTGTTGCGAAACGCTCCATCCCGCAGGTTTTCGATGCCCGAGGTGGAAAGCGGGCCTCGGTAGGGATAAACCGGCTCGGCGCTCAGCGCCCAGGACAGCTGGATGGGATGGTCCATGAGGTTGCGGCCTACCTGGCCGGAGCGGTTGGCGACACCCATGGGCAGGCTGTCGTTACGGGAGGCCAGCAACAGCCGTGGCGTTTCGATGGCATGGCAGGCCAGGACGAAAACCTGGGCTTTCGCGACGCCTGCACTGCGGTCCCATCGCTGGAAGCGCACGGCGGCGATATGCCCTCGGTCGTCCAGGTCCAGTCCGACGGCGGTGCAGCGTTCGTGCAACTCGGCTCCCGCCCGCTGCGCTCGGGCCAGATGCACGGTGGCGTCGTATTTGGCCTGGGTGGGGCAGACGGGGATGCAGCTGGCGTTGCCGCAGCAAGCGATCCTGCCGTCATGGGCGATGGAGTTGCGCGCCTGCGGCGTTGCACGGACTTGGTAGGGCGATCCGGCTAGCGCTTTGGCGAACGTTGCGTCGAGGTAGGTTTGGCCCAGCGCCGGCAATGGAAATGCCGTGCTGCGGGGGGAGTCCAGGTGTTCGTTGGAGTCGCCGGCCACGCCCAGCTCCACTTCCGCCTGGCCGTAATAGGGCTCCAGGTCGGCGTAGGACAGCGGCCAGTCGACGCCTCGCCCATAGCGGCTTTGCAGCTGAAAATCGGCCGGCAGGTAGCGCAGGCAGGTTCCCAGCCAGTGCCAAGTGGTGCCGCCAACCACTTTCAGGTAGGTGCTTTTGAACGTGTCGGGCCCGCTCTGGCGGTACCAGTCGCCCGGTTTGTCGGTGACGGGAAACATGGCCTGGGCGGTGCGAGGATAGGCGCACTCTGGCACTTTGACCAGGGCTTCCCGAAACCGCTGGACCGCCGCCGGCCGATCGACCGATGCGCCGGCTTCCAGTATTGCCACCTTCACCCCGGCGGCGGCCAGTTTCGAGGCGATGAGGCTGCCGGCGATCCCCGATCCGACGATTACCACGTCGGCCTGAATGACGTTGTCCATGGGGTAATACGCCTAAGCGGACGGTGGACGCGACCAGTAATCGGTGGGGCCGCCGCAGGTGCCGGGCGGATGAAGAAACGCGGCGGTTTTCCAAAGCAGGGCGTCATTGAACGTTGCCACGGCAGGCCCTGCCGCCGTCTGGCAGACGCCGGTATACCAAGCCGATACCACCTGGCCGGCCAGGGCGTCGTTCGAGGCGGGATGCAGGTAAAGCCGCGCAAGCTCGCGGCCCAGGCCTCGCCCCTGAAATGCCTTCAGCATGCGAGCGGCCGTCTCCGGATCGAAGTCAGCGGTCGGGCGTCCGGTCAGCCGTGCGGACAGCGCGACAAAGTCCTTGGCACCGAATCCCTTGGCGGAGACGGGCAGCGGCAGCATGGCCAGCGCGGCCATGGCGCTGGCCGCTTTCAGCAGGGTTCGGCGTTGTCTATCCATGGGCTTGCCTGTTCTTAAGGAAATGGCGTAGGGACAAGATCGCTTGCTGCTTTAGCGTCGGCGTTTCCGGCTCCTTCGTCCTCAGGTGACGAAGTCGCTAAGGCTGCGGGCTTTATTGCTGCGCCGCTTTGAGGTGCGCGACGGCTTGTTTGGCGTGTTCGGCGGCGACATCCGAATGGTGCATCTTGCTGTGTTCGATCGCGGTTTTCAGATGGTTTACGGCTTCTTCCAGGTGCGGGTTCGGATGATGCTGATTGGCCGCTTGGGCGTGTTTGATGGCTTCTTCGGCATGCTCGGCCGACAGGCTGGGATGCCGCGCTTCGCCGTGGCTGATCGCGGTGCCGGCGACTTCCAGCGCCCGCGCGAGGTGGGCGCTGTATTCGTCGGCGGCATAGGCGAGTCCGTAGGCGCTCAATAGCAATCCTGCAAATGCGTTGATTTTGGTATTCATAAGTCGTCGGTGCGGCATAGGGGCGGGATTACGTCCTACGCGCGGATTGCGGGGTATGAGTTAAAGCAGCTTGATCTGAGTGGCGATAACGGCGATGGCCGCCATCATCATGGCGCCCAATTTGATGATGAGTCGGTATTCCACTCGAGCAGATCGGTTTTGGTCGCCAGCCCGGCTTCCCAATGGGCCTCTCGAAAGGCGTCCGCTTGGTTTTCCGGTATGCCGGATTCCTTGAGCGTGCGGATGGATTCGTGCGTGTCGAAGGTCATGGTAGCCATTGGATCGGTTGCTGCCACTGCAGCGTCAGGGAGGCTTTTCGAAGCATACGCGCCGAATTTGCGGCATGTCAATTTGCGGGCGGGCGAAACGCGCCCTTGGCGTGCCGAGCCCCCGCACGGGGTCCGGGGGCTATTCGGTGCGGGTTGCCGGCGCCCGCGGCGGAATCGCTGCGCGTTCCGCCCTGCGGGGCCGGGGGAAACGATGGGCGCTTATTCCACCACTTGGAATTCGCTCATCATGCCCATGTCTTCGTGCTCCAGGTTGTGGCAGTGGTACATGAACAGGCCGGTGTAGTCCTGGAACGGCTTGATTAAGGTGACTTTTTCGCCGGGCATGACCAGCACGGTGTCCTTCAAGCCGCTGTCGACGAAGCCTTCGCGCACGGTGGCGTAGGCTTCGGCGTCGACGCCTTCCGTGTGGCGCTTGAGGATTTGGAACTGCTGGCCGTGCAGGTGGATGGGGTGGGCCATGCTCATCATGCTGCCCATTCCGCCCATGCCCCCCATGCCGCCGCCTTGGCCGCCGGAGCCGTGTTCCGTGCCGCCACCGCCTTGGTTGTCGCCGCCGTGCTGCATGCCGCCCATCATTCCCATCATGCCCATGCCGCCGCCTTGCTGGCCGGAGCCATGGTTCATGCCGCCCATGCCGCCGCCGCCATGCTCCTGCTTTTGGCCGGAGCCGTTGCTGCCGTGTCCGCCTTCGCTGCCGTGGGCGTGGAAGATTTCCATCAGCTGGAAAGTGTTGAGTTTGATTTTCTCGAAGTCCTGCACCTCGCCCATTTTGTAGGGGCGGCCGTTAAGCGTCATGGACATGTGGCCTTCGGCGATGGCTAGCGGCACCGGCTTGTTGGGGTTGGCGACGTCGCCGAGTTGGTAGTGCCTGATGGTGGAGAGCTGTGTGGGCAGCTTCGGGCTGTCGCTCACTTGGCGGGTAACGCGGATTTTGAATACCGGGTAGTCGCTGCCCACCGGCAGGTTCATGTGGGGCATGTTCATCATGCCGCCCATGCCGCCGCCTCCCATCATGCCCTTGCTGCCGCCGTGGCCCATGCCGCCCATCATTCCCATTCCACCCATCATGCCGTGGCCTTTTTCGCCGCCGGCGTTTTCACCCTTGTGGCCGCTGAGCATGCGTTCCGCCATGGCCGGCAAAACGCCGTGGAAGGGTTTGCTGCGCATGACCAGCTCGCTGCCGACGGCGCGGCCGCTGAAGTCGGCCCACAGGTCCAAGCGTTCGCCCGGCGCCAGCATGACGTAGGGACGGGTTTCCGGCTTCTCCAGCAGGCCGCCGTCGTTGCCGATGACGGTGATGGGCGTGCCGTCGTCCCAGCCCAGCTTGTAGATGCGGGCGTTGGATCCGTTCACCAGGCGCAGCCGGTAGGCGCGGCTCGCCACTTCG
This window harbors:
- a CDS encoding bifunctional diguanylate cyclase/phosphodiesterase; its protein translation is MMSSSRRGTAAVKWLGLALAYALFARLLLTFSTVNGNVTIFWPPGGLALAALLAWGWGFWPAVFAGAVSAGLLVGDSPAISIFLAVGNTLETLVAFWLLRNRLRFDTEFETPQDFLSMTLAGGLASAISALIGLVTLHVSGYLSPSDLPDTFKHWWQGDFLGILLGTPLFLIWMNWPGNWRQPARFVQVLLFFSLSFLVGQIIFLDWFHDLFGNIALGYWMFLVVVIATVYFGRHGALLVLSQTAVQALLGASLGVGFFRNDVAHTGLQNCWFYLLVLTVTGIALALTIKGRKGAEAALLRREAYLYALVEGTTDAVFVKDRSGHYLLCNQTTEKFLGKGREQIIGFDDKKLFSSDEARRIQAEDRWVMEGGMVKTYEGEVTSADGVLRTFLSTKGPICDETGNVIGVFGIARDITERKRAEEKVRISEERLRISQTYGGVGVWVSDLLTGGQHWSDSVYSILGFPQVQKPCWEAFINAVLPEDRERIVDVYQAHLRGGVPYEVEYRITTQDGKLRWMRSAGQVERDCNGVPARMCGIVQDITDRKTAEELALQKQQLFKLFIDYAPAALAMFDRDMRYLAVSRRWLEDYRLGEQSILGRSHYEVFPEIPERWKEIHARCMEGEVIRCESDPFARLSGDIQWLRWEVRPWWKGEAVGGIVILTEDISQHKQAEDAQRLAQQVYEHSAESILVTEADGTIVSVNPAFTRITGYAAVDVLGKNPSILSSGQHPPGFYHAMWESIQTTGMWEGEIWNRRKNGELYVERLAISTIFLSDGTPWKRIGLFFDITQQKSNEDLLWKQANLDLLTGLPNRRLFRDRLMLEMRKSQRAGVPLGLLFLDLDRFKEVNETLGHDVGDALLKEAALRLTSCVRETDTVARLGGDEFTVILAQLEGLETLDRICRDILERLGQPYALGSETAYVSVSIGITLYPDDSGEIEQLVKNAEQAMYAAKAQGKNRFCYFTSVLQEAAEQRMHLANELRFALSKQQMEVHYQPIVELATGAIYKAEALIRWKHPEEGYIPPSRFIPIAEDTGLIHDLGEWVFREAVNQVKRWRDSLCPRFQISVNKSPVQFRDTNPSRHQWNAYLQNLNLPGESLVVEITEGMLLDAQQSIQQKLLGFRDGGVQVAIDDFGTGYSALSYLKKFDIDYLKIDQSFVKNLTPDSSDLALCEAIVVMAHKLGLKVIAEGVETEQQRDLLLTIGCDYGQGYLFARPMPAGEFENLLVGPG
- a CDS encoding multicopper oxidase family protein, producing MDHRHNSQRRRFLQLAGMGLIASSGIPGLARAMTGPALSRATPGFRPDVEIEMVSRDVMFPILPGTRTRLQKYFATVLKGPANCIADIPGSYLGPVLRLHKGQKVRIHYRNEMKDPSIVHWHGLHVPALADGHPMYAVKQGETYVYEFEVMNRAGTCIYHSHAHEQTAEQVYQGLASGIIVTDEEEQKLGLPGGEFDLPVVIQDRAFDASNQLVYVSMPMERMTGFHGDRILINGAVHSHFEVASRAYRLRLVNGSNARIYKLGWDDGTPITVIGNDGGLLEKPETRPYVMLAPGERLDLWADFSGRAVGSELVMRSKPFHGVLPAMAERMLSGHKGENAGGEKGHGMMGGMGMMGGMGHGGSKGMMGGGGMGGMMNMPHMNLPVGSDYPVFKIRVTRQVSDSPKLPTQLSTIRHYQLGDVANPNKPVPLAIAEGHMSMTLNGRPYKMGEVQDFEKIKLNTFQLMEIFHAHGSEGGHGSNGSGQKQEHGGGGMGGMNHGSGQQGGGMGMMGMMGGMQHGGDNQGGGGTEHGSGGQGGGMGGMGGMGSMMSMAHPIHLHGQQFQILKRHTEGVDAEAYATVREGFVDSGLKDTVLVMPGEKVTLIKPFQDYTGLFMYHCHNLEHEDMGMMSEFQVVE
- a CDS encoding GMC family oxidoreductase, encoding MDNVIQADVVIVGSGIAGSLIASKLAAAGVKVAILEAGASVDRPAAVQRFREALVKVPECAYPRTAQAMFPVTDKPGDWYRQSGPDTFKSTYLKVVGGTTWHWLGTCLRYLPADFQLQSRYGRGVDWPLSYADLEPYYGQAEVELGVAGDSNEHLDSPRSTAFPLPALGQTYLDATFAKALAGSPYQVRATPQARNSIAHDGRIACCGNASCIPVCPTQAKYDATVHLARAQRAGAELHERCTAVGLDLDDRGHIAAVRFQRWDRSAGVAKAQVFVLACHAIETPRLLLASRNDSLPMGVANRSGQVGRNLMDHPIQLSWALSAEPVYPYRGPLSTSGIENLRDGAFRNTRGAFRTQISNDGWSWPTGAPLSTVRELIQQGHRGQALDAAIADQTSRHLQMASLIEQEPDPANRISLDDEERDYYGVPLPRIAYRLSDYVKQGLAAATAAHQDIFQRLRASPIHHAEVAQGAGHIIGTTRMGESPKTSVVDAQLRSHDHPNLYIAGSGVFPTSGTANPTLTIAALSLRSVASIQEALRGK
- the smbP gene encoding small metal-binding protein SmbP; translation: MNTKINAFAGLLLSAYGLAYAADEYSAHLARALEVAGTAISHGEARHPSLSAEHAEEAIKHAQAANQHHPNPHLEEAVNHLKTAIEHSKMHHSDVAAEHAKQAVAHLKAAQQ
- a CDS encoding sugar dehydrogenase complex small subunit — encoded protein: MDRQRRTLLKAASAMAALAMLPLPVSAKGFGAKDFVALSARLTGRPTADFDPETAARMLKAFQGRGLGRELARLYLHPASNDALAGQVVSAWYTGVCQTAAGPAVATFNDALLWKTAAFLHPPGTCGGPTDYWSRPPSA